One region of Carassius auratus strain Wakin unplaced genomic scaffold, ASM336829v1 scaf_tig00215205, whole genome shotgun sequence genomic DNA includes:
- the LOC113093969 gene encoding cAMP-dependent protein kinase type II-alpha regulatory subunit-like: MSIEIPVGLTELLQGYTVEVLRQKPPDLVEFAVQYFTRLRDTRSQDGSGAASAAKTGGKGVMFDGEPMQTESNGDEDDEDDDSDFEPPPPSRFNRRVSVCAEAFNPDDDEEDSEPRVVHPKTDVQRCRLQEACKDILLFKSLDQEQFSEVLDAMFEVLVQPKEHVIDQGDDGDNFYVIERGVYDIEVQKDGVGCCVGQYDNKGSFGELALMYNTPRAATIIANEEGALWGLDRATFRRLIVKNNAKKRRMYEIFIESVPLLKSLELSERMKIVDVLGVKSFHDGERIIMQGDMADCFYIVESGEVKIMMKSKTKADRQDNAEVEIARCSRGQYFGELALVTNKPRAASAYAIGDVKCLVIDVQAFERLLGPCKEIMKRNIAHYEEQLVALFGSSADLRD, encoded by the exons ATGAGTATTGAGATTCCAGTCGGTCTGACGGAGCTGCTTCAAGGCTACACCGTGGAGGTGTTGCGCCAGAAGCCGCCGGACCTGGTGGAGTTTGCCGTGCAGTATTTCACCCGCCTGCGGGACACCAGAAGCCAGGACGGGTCCGGGGCCGCCTCCGCCGCCAAAACCGGGGGGAAGGGAGTGATGTTTGATGGCGAGCCGATGCAGACAGAGTCTAACGGCGACGAGGATGACGAGGACGATGACTCAGATTTTGAGC CTcctccccccagcagatttaacCGGAGAGTGTCGG TGTGTGCGGAGGCCTTTAACCctgatgatgatgaggaagatTCTGAGCCGAGAGTTGTCCATCCAAAAACAGACGTGCAGCGTTGTAGATTACAGGAGGCCTGCAAGGACATTCTGCTGTTCAAGTCTCTTGATCAG GAGCAGTTTTCAGAGGTGCTGGACGCCATGTTTGAGGTTCTTGTGCAGCCAAAAGAGCATGTTATTGATCAGGGAGATGATGGAGATAACTTTTATGTAATCGAGAg GGGTGTGTATGATATCGAGGTACAGAAGGATGGTGTGGGCTGCTGTGTGGGTCAGTATGATAATAAGGGCAGTTTCGGAGAACTGGCCCTCATGTACAACACTCCACGGGCGGCAACCATCATTGCCAATGAAGAGGGAGCCCTCTGGGGActg GATCGGGCAACGTTCCGTAGACTCATAGTGAAGAACAATGCGAAGAAGAGAAGGATGTATGAAATCTTCATTGAGTCTGTCCCACTGCTCAAATCACTGGAG TTATCTGAAAGGATGAAGATTGTTGATGTGCTGGGTGTTAAATCATTTCATGACGGAGAGCGTATAATTATGCAG GGCGATATGGCTGATTGCTTCTACATTGTGGAGTCTGGAGAAGTGAAGATTATGATGAAGAGTAAA ACAAAAGCAGACAGACAGGATAATGCTGAGGTGGAGATCGCTCGCTGCAGTAGAGGGCAGTATTTTGGAGAACTTGCTCTCGTCACTAATAAACCACGTGCTGCCTCAGCCTATGCTATAGGGGATGTCAAATGCTTGG TGATCGATGTACAAGCCTTCGAGCGTTTGCTGGGGCCCTGCAAGGAGATCATGAAGAGGAACATTGCCCACTATGAGGAGCAGCTGGTGGCTCTGTTTGGATCCAGTGCGGACCTGAGGGACTGA
- the LOC113093972 gene encoding N-acetyltransferase 6 — protein sequence MCDGNISCAVVRIEPLHERWDLVERCAELLSTQWQRSMGARIHSLRQSSHSYPVCLLLLNGERQTQDEKLIGHARLSCVLGSRSLFVESVVVCTTLRGKGYGRILMEGVERYAKGRGCTRLCLTTHDKQHFYAHLGFVLSKPVQSVGTLASFMPMEVLHKFCKSTEKEEEGKKSDADFNNPASTVPSILPPPLPHLPPPPPPPPPLSSPPPPPPLLSSPPAPPPLPSCPPSSLAQVTQTLEQTPYTDNRGLPIFWMHKDI from the exons AT GTGCGATGGCAACATCAGCTGTGCAGTCGTTCGAATCGAACCTCTTCACGAGCGCTGGGACCTAGTGGAACGTTGTGCAGAATTACTCAGTACCCAATGGCAGCGCAGCATGGGGGCTCGAATTCACTCGCTCCGTCAGTCGAGCCACAGCTATCCAGTGTGTCTCCTGCTGCTGAATGGGGAGAGACAGACTCAAGACGAGAAGCTGATAGGACATGCCCGCTTGTCCTGCGTTCTGGGGAGCCGTAGTCTGTTTGTGGAGTCGGTCGTGGTGTGCACCACATTACGAGGGAAGGGTTATGGCCGTATCCTGATGGAGGGTGTTGAGCGGTATGCCAAAGGACGGGGCTGCACCCGATTGTGTCTTACCACCCATGATAAACAGCACTTCTATGCCCATCTAGGGTTTGTGCTGTCCAAACCTGTCCAAAGTGTCGGGACGCTGGCCTCCTTCATGCCCATGGAGGTGCTTCACAAGTTCTGTAAAAGCACAGAGAAGGAGGAAGAAGGGAAGAAGAGTGATGCTGATTTTAACAATCCTGCATCAACTGTACCTTCCATTTTACCaccacctcttcctcatcttcctcctcctcctccaccacctcctccactCTCCAgtcctcctccaccacctcctctaCTCTCCAGTCCTCCTGCTCCTCCACCTCTTCCATCTTGTCCTCCATCATCCTTGGCTCAAGTTACACAGACTCTGGAGCAAACGCCGTACACTGACAACAGAGGGCTGCCCATCTTCTGGATGCACAAGGACATCTGA
- the LOC113093966 gene encoding hyaluronidase-1-like yields MFLRLSVHHPILTLALSIILTTSNSVQNMVEGEESVIERRGFSVIWNIPTAWCQHRYGVSLPLREFNIIHNSKQRFQGQNMSIFYQRHLGLYPYINHQGSKINGGLPQLGILNAHLSLAKVQINEVLRKTFSGLAVLDWEEWQPVWMWNFGTRIVYRKFSKKLVRWKHPDMSEEEVQSEAKAEFELTARAFMEETLRLGVRLRPEGLWGFYGFPSCYNNRGQGQSGYTGQCHNGTETLNDKLAFLWQHSTALYPSIYLWRKMAGHTHAQLMVRHRVLEALRVASQHSPGTEALPVFPYTRLAFTHTLEFLNRTDLEHTLGESAALGATGVVLWGELSFAKSKRQCDLLRDYISSELGEYVASLQAGVRNCSERMCNGQGRCARRVPHSGYMIPLHGTHEVPPLSDMRSKFKCICFKGWSGEHCEQRNS; encoded by the exons ATGTTTCTGAGATTATCTGTTCACCATCCCATCCTCACTTTAGCCCTGTCAATCATTTTGACTACCAGCAACTCTGTTCAGAATATGGTTGAGGGGGAGGAGTCAGTCATCGAGAGGCGTGGCTTTTCAGTGATCTGGAACATACCTACAGCTTGGTGTCAGCATCGATACGGGGTCTCCCTGCCACTGCGCGAGTTCAACATCATACATAACTCAAAGCAGAGATTTCAGGGTCAGAATATGAGCATATTTTATCAGCGTCATCTGGGCCTTTACCCCTACATCAACCATCAGGGCTCAAAGATCAATGGTGGCCTGCCTCAACTAGGAATCCTGAATGCTCACCTCTCATTGGCCAAGGTGCAGATCAATGAGGTATTGAGAAAGACATTCAGCGGATTAGCCGTGCTAGATTGGGAAGAATGGCAGCCTGTATGGATGTGGAACTTTGGTACCAGAATCGTATATAGGAAATTTTCAAAAAAGCTGGTTAGGTGGAAACATCCAGATATGTCAGAAGAGGAAGTGCAATCTGAGGCGAAAGCAGAGTTTGAATTAACGGCAAGAGCATTTATGGAAGAGACCCTACGCCTAGGTGTTCGCCTACGCCCCGAGGGATTATGGGGGTTTTATGGATTTCCCAGTTGCTATAACAATCGTGGCCAAGGACAGAGTGGATACACGGGGCAGTGCCACAATGGAACAGAGACACTGAATGATAAACTGGCATTTTTGTGGCAACACTCCACTGCTTTGTATCCCAGCATTTATTTGTGGCGTAAGATGGCAGGACACACACACGCTCAACTCATGGTGAGACACCGTGTACTTGAGGCTCTCCGAGTGGCATCCCAGCATTCACCtggcactgaagcacttcctgttTTTCCCTACACCAGAttggcattcacacacacattggaATTTCTTAATCGG ACGGATTTGGAGCACACACTAGGTGAGAGTGCTGCTTTAGGTGCCACTGGAGTTGTGTTATGGGGCGAGCTGAGTTTTGCCAAGTCTAAG CGGCAGTGCGATCTCTTGCGTGATTACATCAGCTCAGAATTGGGAGAATATGTGGCCTCCCTGCAGGCCGGTGTCAGGAACTGCAGTGAAAGAATGTGTAACGGCCAGGGACGGTGCGCTCGACGGGTCCCTCACTCAGGTTACATGATCCCTCTACATGGTACCCATGAAGTTCCTCCTCTCAGTGACATGAGGTCAAAGTTTAAGTGTATCTGCTTTAAAGGATGGAGTGGAGAACACTGTGAGCAAAGAAATTCCTAA